The following are encoded in a window of Phaseolus vulgaris cultivar G19833 chromosome 3, P. vulgaris v2.0, whole genome shotgun sequence genomic DNA:
- the LOC137805705 gene encoding uncharacterized protein, with product MYLHEVAKIRNTSKQILYLRNGDAILTEQEAIQTHFLHYYHNLFNGNTPSFNFNLISKTISHLVNDANNVVLTHLATFKEVELVFNLSPSSAPGPDCFEGISIKLTSLSFLRTCLMMHFQFFKENSMTSNFNSSFLILIPKGDGAEYVGNCRPVLSNFKFKIITKMLAYKISVISDIHISPHQKRLSLRQEHLRLKAFDTLKWEFILQVLPIVHWLEIPHHLHNKLEAKDPLVNVKDYIHLMKHDEETTHIGTLMEEFWELLMNKFPLSFLASSSTFSI from the exons ATGTATTTGCATGAGGTAGCCAAAATCAGAAATACTTCTAAACAGATTTTGTATTTACGAAATGGGGATGCCATTCTTACTGAACAAGAGGCTATACAGACTCATTTTCTTCATTATTATCACAATTTGTTTAATGGTAATACaccaagcttcaattttaatctCATTAGCAAAACTATTTCTCATCTGGTCAATGATGCCAATAATGTTGTGCTAACTCATCTGGCTACTTTCAAAGAGGTTGAGCTTGTGTTTAACTTGTCTCCCTCTAGTGCTCCTGGACCAGATTGTTTTGAGGGCATTTCTATCAAACTTACTAGTCTATCATTTCTTAGGACGTGTTTAATGATGcacttccaatttttcaaagaaaactCGATGACTTCTAACTTCAATTCTAGCTTCCTGATACTTATTCCAAAGGGTGATGGTGCTGAATATGTGGGGAATTGTAGGCCTGTATTGTCtaacttcaaatttaaaatcattacAAAGATGCTTGCTTACAAAATCAGTGTCATTTCTGATATACATATTTCTCCTCATCAAAAGAGGCTTTCTTTAAGGCAGGAACATCTCAGATT AAAAGCTTTTGATACTCTAAAGTGGGAATTCATTCTTCAAGTTCTGCCTATTGTTCACTGGCTTGAGATTCCTCATCATCTGCATAACAAGCTGGAAGCAAAG gacccattggttaatgtgaaAGACTATATACATCTTATGAAACATGATGAAGAAACTACTCACATAGGGACTCTTATGGAAG AATTCTGGGAACTTCTTATGAACAAGTTCCCTTTGTCTTTTCTAGCCTCATCTTCAACCTTCTCAATATGA
- the LOC137808524 gene encoding LOW QUALITY PROTEIN: endochitinase-like (The sequence of the model RefSeq protein was modified relative to this genomic sequence to represent the inferred CDS: inserted 2 bases in 1 codon) yields MGTFKVCPFMLWLLLPFLLGATAEQCGTQAGGALCPNGLCCSKXWCGDTDSYCGDGCQSRCKSGPKPTPTPSTPTPTPSNGDISRLISSSLFDKMLKYRNDGRCAARGFYKYDAFIAAARSFRGFGTTGDDNTRKKEIAAFLAQTSHETTGGWPSAPDGPYAWGYCFINEQNQADYCDGGEWPCAAGKKYYGRGPIQLTHNYNYGQAGKALELDLIKNPDLVATDATVSFKTALWFWMTAQGNKPSSHDVITGRWRPSRADTSAGRLPGFGVITNIINGGIECLNRQESLVQNRIGFYQRYCQMGINPGANLDCNTQRPFNE; encoded by the exons ATGGGTACCTTCAAAGTGTGTCCTTTTATGCTATGGTTATTGCTACCATTCCTTCTTGGTGCCACAGCAGAACAGTGTGGTACACAAGCTGGTGGAGCACTGTGCCCAAATGGGTTATGTTGCAGCAA TTGGTGTGGTGACACAGATTCCTACTGTGGAGACGGTTGCCAGAGCCGATGTAAATCTGGGCCCAAacctacacctacaccttcaaCCCCAACTCCAACACCAAGCAATGGTGATATCAGCAGACTCATTAGCTCTTCTCTCTTCGATAAAATGCTCAAATACCGAAATGATGGACGCTGTGCTGCCCGTGGCTTCTACAAATATGACGCTTTCATTGCTGCTGCTCGCTCTTTCCGTGGCTTTGGCACAACCGGTGACGACAACACTCGCAAGAAGGAGATTGCTGCTTTCTTGGCCCAAACTTCTCACGAAACCACAG GAGGGTGGCCAAGTGCACCAGATGGTCCATACGCGTGGGGATACTGTTTTATCAATGAACAAAACCAGGCAGATTATTGTGATGGTGGAGAATGGCCATGTGCTGCtggtaaaaaatattatggACGCGGACCAATCCAACTCACACA CAACTACAACTATGGACAAGCGGGTAAAGCACTTGAGCTAGATTTGATAAAGAATCCGGATCTAGTGGCCACAGATGCAACTGTATCTTTCAAAACAGCCCTATGGTTTTGGATGACTGCACAAGGCAACAAGCCATCAAGCCATGATGTGATCACTGGAAGATGGAGACCATCTAGAGCAGACACGTCAGCGGGTCGTCTTCCTGGGTTCGGTGTCATCACCAATATAATCAATGGCGGAATTGAATGCTTGAACAGGCAGGAAAGTCTGGTCCAAAATCGCATCGGGTTCTACCAAAGGTACTGTCAGATGGGAATAAACCCTGGTGCCAACTTAGACTGTAACACTCAAAGGCCATTTAATGAATGA